A DNA window from Hydra vulgaris chromosome 13, alternate assembly HydraT2T_AEP contains the following coding sequences:
- the LOC136089693 gene encoding putative leucine-rich repeat-containing protein DDB_G0290503, protein MSSKLNTEVSIKLVREIFQEMFQKQQKDILALISANLKLANDRIDGLLTEINTLKNSCEVLKKENENRNTDLKKTNKQMIKYEKIQKDIEESLTFYQDCHDKKVSDLEKKLINDKKVSDVEKKMSSNATIGENEKNRFRQLEDRQRRNNLRIEGVKENDNENWDDTEVKIINLLENNLNVKDVIIERAHRTGIIDIKKPRTIVIKLLNYKDKVKILKNANKLKGSGIYINEVFSLETSIIRKKLLEESKTHRINGKYSVVIYDKLIVKEFRKKKSC, encoded by the coding sequence ATGAGTTCAAAACTTAACACTGAAGTCTCAATAAAATTAGTTCGTGAAATATTTCAAGAAATGTtccaaaaacaacaaaaagatattttagcGTTAATAAGTGCAAATTTAAAACTGGCTAACGATCGAATTGATGGATTGCTAACAGAAATTAATACATTAAAGAATTCTtgtgaagttttaaaaaaggaaaacgaAAACCGAAATACcgatcttaaaaaaacaaacaagcagatgataaagtatgaaaaaatacaaaaagacaTTGAAGAAAGTCTAACGTTCTATCAGGATTGCCATGATAAAAAAGTCAgcgatttggaaaaaaaattgataaatgataaaaaagtcagtgatgtggaaaaaaaaatgtcgtCGAATGCAACCATAGgggagaatgaaaaaaatagatttagacAACTAGAAGATCGTCAAAGGAGAAACAATCTTCGAATCGAAGGAGTCAAAGAAAATGATAACGAAAACTGGGATGATAcggaagtaaaaataataaaccttcTTGAAAATAACCTCAATGTAAAAGATGTAATCATAGAAAGAGCGCACAGAACTGGTATTATCGATATTAAAAAGCCTAGAACAATTGTAATTAAGTTACTAAATTATAAAGACaaagtaaagattttaaaaaacgcCAACAAACTAAAAGGTTCTGGAATTTATATTAACGAGGTTTTTTCGCTAGAAACTTCTATAATAAGAAAGAAACTTCTTGAAGAAAGTAAAACACATAGGATAAACGGTAAATATTCTGTTGTTATATATGATAAGCTCattgttaaagaatttagaaaaaaaaaatcatgttaa